Genomic DNA from Lactuca sativa cultivar Salinas chromosome 8, Lsat_Salinas_v11, whole genome shotgun sequence:
CCACATCTTAACCATGTTGAAGTGAACCATCTATAGCAAAAGAGGCATCATTTGTATAagcaaatatatataaatttaaagccATGTTGAAATGGACTATTGCAAGTCAACACAAGTCACATTATTAAGAGTTAAAAGCATGAATTATACCCCACTAAAAGGGAATTCGGTTTTCGGAATCAGAAGCAATGAGATTTCGGTCATGTAGGACCACCACCTCTTGCCTAAAACCGAAATCACCCTCAACAACTAATCATATGACTGACAACAACTGGTTAAGACGCACTAAGGCCGAAAACTCCACACACTAGGACTTAAATCTCTTGCTTGAGGCCCATTAGGACCGAAATCATCATTTGTGAGTGTGTATAAGCGTTTTCGGTCATGCCTTGCTCGAAATCACCCTTATATTGGCTGAAATCTCATAAATAAAAAGATATTTTGGAACCACTTGATATGTGAATTGTTTTCCCAATACGATTAATTACACACCCCATGCATACATCACTTCACATTATCCTTTCTTCACCTATATAATCACGTTTTGGGACTCTTTCAAAACACTTCCCAGTTAAACATTTCCACTACATTCTCTCAAGCATTTAAACCTTACCTTCATACATCCCTAGTGACATCTTCAAACATTTCCAAGAGCTTATTCATCAAGTTAATTCCTTAAGAATTATAGTAAGTATTTCCTTACCAATTTAGTATTTGTACAACAATTAAATACTAGTTCATTCTAATTCACATAAGGTGAATTCATACCCGTACATTTTCCACGTCTTTTCTacattttatggggggggggggggggtgaatacAAGTGAACCATAAGGAAACTTGTGTTAAAATACAAACCGttacttatgtttttttttttacattttgtaTATATACATTTTACGTGAAAATATTAAATATGTAAAATAAGGTTACTACCAAaattacaaacttttacatacaAAGTCGTTAgtatacaaaggttttcatttcgATGAAACATACATTTACAAACTATATTAGGTATAGTTTGTGGAATATTCACGCTATTTTTACACTATGAAAGGGtaatacatacaattacaagaaaaATGGATTTTTCATATGTAAACTTGTTGATacaaattttgtgagacatttggctTCACAGTACTTTTCAGTACATAACTTAAGTCTTGTATTATAAAGCGGactctcttgtagggagagcgtgatacttgcgtatagatctatacgggactaacaatcccgcacttaaattgttagctacagttagaccggcaagtctggggtgacaaatgtcataacgttTTGACGCCTGAAGAAGGTCATCACAGGCCAACTAGTcgctagcatggttataataactcaaatGGGGTACTAACAATTCATTTTTGTTTACGGGGTTATCGTACATTTAAATGGTTTTACGGAAATTAAAACTACATAATACAAAATTTAAGTACATAAAACTTATACATTTCGGTCTTGGAACGTGTAAGAATACAattcatttttatagaaaatattggattttctggaactaACACTATCATTTTATGAACAAACGGCTTACAActcattttatagaaaatatcagattttctggaaacaaacacGATTGCTTTACTCGAAAAGGCTTACATTCACACAAACAttaatgaactcaccaacttaattgttgacactttttcaaaacaagtTGTGTTCTCAGGAACCAGTAAAATAGGTGACTACCAGCTTTTGAGGACGGGACGCTAAAGCGTCAGTTCTAAACCCATTTTGTCattatattgtaatttatttggaaaaatgTAACAGAAAAAacaatgtaaccttttaaattatatctaTGATGGCTGTggttgctttctttactattactcaattgttatgatattgtacatgacgccATCCGCCTCCAAAcctttctgccgttctggttttggggtgcgacaacATGCTCCTTCGTTCACGTCTCGATTAGCGCTTTATGAGACTGAAAAGAATACTTATTACTTGACGAAGATTTGTAAGACTCAAGCATAGTATCTAATTATTCATTGAGGGCTTTGAACAGCCCTTTTTTCATTAGGGCTTCGTGATCATCACTAGACTGATTAATAGTAAAGGGACTTAAATGGAAATCTTGAAAATCTTCTTGAGCATCCTCAAAGATGAGATCTGGATCAACATTGCGTAGAGGAGAAGCTGTGAAAGTGCTTGGACTGACAGTAGCACCGAAATCATATGCTCCCATATTAGATACGTTAATAGTAGACGTTGGAGTGCTAAGAAAAGTTGTTGTGGTAGAGTCAGTATACAATAGAATGGACAGTGGAACTGAAACTTGTGATAGACAAACACCAACAAAGATTATAAACATGAACATTAGATGTAGGCTTCTTATGGTATTCATTCACAATAAGATTATCAACATCAACATTCGGCAACGTGGCTTCTAGAATAGACCTAATGAAGCTAAACTTTGTCGGATCAAACATAACAATGTTGGAAGTATGCAAGATTGGAATCACAACGAGTACCGAGTCATCCTTCAATTGAATCTGGAGGCAATCAATGGCATGCTTCACATTGAAAGACCAAATTCGAGCACATGAAGTCTTTGAATGCTTGGAGGTAGAGAGTATGCTCTGAATGAGTTTTGACCAATGAATGGTACCATAGTCTAGGTTAACACCAGAGAAAAGACCATAGATAATGGTGCAGAATAATCGGCTGGCACTGTCGGACGCAATAACTCTCTCAGTGAAGCTTTTGAACAAGAGAGTAAACAGCCCATTCCACATTGGATGAAGATTGGGCTTCCTGAATTTTGATAGTCGTTAGATATTAGTAATATAACCCATTTGATAGAACATATTGATGATTTCAAATGAAGAAAATGATTCAGGATGGACAAGACCTTTTGCAGAAGAAAACCCTAGCATCCTAGAGAATCGAGCTTTGGAGATGGAGGTAATGTTTGAATCGATCTCAAAATCAATCGAACATTCAATTTGACTGTAGTTTGAAGATGAGTATGCCTTAGACAGATGAACCAACGGTACACTCTCAAAAATTATTAGGGCTTGAGCTAGTGGAGAGTATGACAAGCATTTGATCATCACTTTGAGGACGTCAGAGTAACGGGATGAATCAAGATCCAAAGACATATTCTAGTTTGGACTGATGTAAAGCATAACAGTAGAGACAGTTTGACCAGCATTGGAAGTTGTTTCAGATGAGGTAGTCATGGAAGAGGTTCAAGACAACAATGAACAGTGTGAGAAAGAGGGTTTTGCTTTGAGAGTAGTAAGTGAGAGGTGACACAAACCAAGTCGTCAAAACCCTTATATATGTCTGTGATaagtggagagagaaaatttttcATTTGATGTACCTAAATCCCAATAAAGTAGCCTAGGATTACGTGACAACGGTATTGTCAGGAGACGTTAAATTTGGCATGCATGATGTCAGGCGATGAAAAAGGACGCACCATAATTTTAATCCTTATCCCCCATGAAAACCATCATCTCATTTTTACGCTTTTAGAATTAATAATAAATCACAAAAACCTGCTCTCGGAATAACAGTAACCACTTGAATTAGAACaagactttgaaaaatcataaagaCTTttatgcaagagtgtgccaaagaaaaagaatAAAGCAAAGTTAATTTATAGGATTTAGTGATGTCAACTAAAAGTGATATGGAATTCAGATGGATCCTCGACAACGATCTCTTCCTTCGGAATAAAGGGAGATTCGGAaatgcttgtgtggtttcccgttgaattacgttCATCTATTTGTTGTGAAATAGTGAAAGACATCTTTTAGGTAGACTGTGAGGGTGGCTATAGCTTcaaacaaattttgaaacttaACATAAGTCCGAAAGTCAAGAAGAAGTACTTGTCTGACCAGTGTATCCATAAAACAAGTAAGTTTTGGATCTTTTGTAAGTGACAAGATAATTCTAAAAATCTTAGCAAAAATAAAAACTTGATCTTTTAGGAAGAAAACTCTTAGGTCGAGAGCTTTTCATAAAGaccacacaaaaataaaaaatgagatTTTATGCCTTATAAGGTACCAACCATAAGGTTATTATCGTTAATTCCATGGTGAAAATCTATAATattttaattgttcaccgtcaattcagaaattggttttggatattgggtttcactcaaaTTGTGGTGATAACGAttttaagatcataaacacagatgttgtgtaaccataaacgtCAGTGGTAATTGTTGAGAGTCTCGAGGGTTACATTTATGAATGTGAAATTAATGGAGACAAATTGAAGGTAGTTCCGAAGAGAAATACGTAACTCTGCAATAACGAATGGCAAAGCAGTCAACCTTTAACTCAATGTGAGAAGTGTAAGGTAGCTCAACGACTTATGTGAATAAACAGCCTGATTAGGAAGAAACAATCGAAATGAAAGTTTCACTAAGGCTTTAACATATATTCTTAAAGGCTTGGGTGAACATGCGTCACATGCTTCTAGAGACACTTAACCAGTACAAAGATTCAGAATTATATACCTGCCATATCGTTCTGAATTGAGATCATGATGAATATGGTCCTGCAAGATTCTTAATTATCTGATACTTTTGGgtattttcaagttttttttgatgaaataaaaatagaaaaaatgacgagaatatataaatatatatatatatatatatatatatatatatatatatatatatatatatatatatatatatatatatatatatatatatggatttttttttttggttttctaaaagtaaaagaaaaatagaaaggCAAAGAAATATCtttgtaatttttgttttttgctaaaaagaaaagaaaaacagaaaataaaataaaataaaaatattatgaaAAATAAATTTAGAATCTTAAATGAACAGAGACTTCTGAATCATTCCGAATATTTGGAGTCAGTCGGAAGACAGTTAATATACGATGTATACAAAGGTGTTCCGAAGCATTCTGAATGCTTGGAACGTGAACGGTAAATTCCGattgagtaaattactgaaatagtccctatggtttggtcaaaattacacgtttgattcctaacttttttttttgcactcggatcgtccgtgtgttttgattttgttgcgtttttcgtcccttacatacaaaAGGTTAGGGACCAAATATTCAATTTTgataaaccatagggacgaaaaacgcaacgaAATCAGACCACAGGGACGAGCCTAGTGCATAAATAAAGTTAGGTACCAAAGGTGCaaatttgaccaaaccatagggacgatttcattAATTTACTCATTCCGATTCAATCGGATTATGAATGTGATTTCGGAACTAAGTCAGCTTCTATTATTCCGAGATCGTGTAAAATACGATTGAACGTTTTTTCTGGTAAGGCCGTAGTGAAGATTTCAGCCAAATGATCTGAGGATATGATAAAGTGTACTTCAACATTTCCATCCtctacgtgatccttgatgaaatgatatctcagTGGAATGTGTTTTgtcttagagtgttgcactggattatgcaAATTCGAATTGCACTTTTTGAATCACAGTATAAAGGGGTCCTTTTCATATTTATCATGTAATCTGTAAGTTGACATTGTATCTATATAACTTAAGAAGTGCATGATGTAGCTGCGGTATACTCAGCTTTAGCGGTAGACAAGgagacacatgtttgcttcttagATTGCAAACTGAGTAGTTTGCCATCCAGAAACTGACATCCTTCGGTCATACTTTTATAATGAAGACCGCATCCACCAAGTTCAACATCAGAATACGTTTGAACAAACAATACAGAGTTAGATGGGTACCAGATTCTGAGAGAGGTGGTTATTTTTACGTATCGAAGAACATTCTTTACAGCAGTCATATGTGGTTCACGACGATTAGcctgaaacctggcacaatagcaaaTATAAAACATTATCTTTTGGACGATTAGATGTTAGATACATTAAAGATGTAATCATTTGTCGATAAAGAGTCATATTAGCTGCTGGGTTGTCCAAGGATGGTGTAAGATTTGTTTCGAACGCCATTGGAGCCTTGACCCTAGAATCTCCCACCATTCTGAATTTCGCAAGTAATATCTTCGTGTAagcctcctggttgataaataCACACTCTATAATCTGTCTAATATCTAAacaaaggaaaaagttaattgcaCCCATTGAACTTTtgtcaaatttagtttccatcattTTTTGGAATTTAGCTGCTAATGTAGGATTAgtggatccaaaaatgatatcatcaacataaatttcaatGATCATTATATAGTCaccatctttcttgcgaaagaaggttgggtcgaccgagccttgtttaaatttggattGTTTCATGAAACGAGTTAGGGTTTCATACCATGCATGGGGTGCCTTCTTTAGAccatacacaactttatccaAAATATATCAATGATTTCGATATTTTTCATCAATGAAACACGGGGGTTGTTCCATATAGATTGTTTCCTCTAGTTCACCATTTAGAAATTCATATTTCACATACATTTGATAGACTTCGAAATTTTTATGATTTGCATAGGCAAGAAAAATGCAAATAGATTCTAGCCTTGCAACCGGTGCGAATGTCTCCTCATAGTCTATCCCATCCTTCTGGTAGTATCCCTTGATAACTAATCGTTCCTTGTTCCAAATCACATTGCCTTCTTTTGCAAGCTTATTACGAAATGCCCATTTTAATCCTACCACAGATGCATCCTTGGGAGTTGGAATCGGTCTCCATACTTTGTTGCACTCAAACTCATCAAGCTCTTCCTACATAACTTGTAGCCAATCTAAATGATCGAGAGCAAGCTTTACAATTTTAGGCTCAATTTTGGAGATGAacaaattaaacatgcaaaattcaatttttgaaaataataaattttgATTCGTTTTTTCTTGAGCTCTTGTGAGAACTCCTGAAGATGTTGCTCCGATAACTTGAGACTTAGGATGATCATTGGTCCGCTTGGCCTATGGAGGATAGttcggatcataggatggatccaattctgCATTCACTTCTTCAAATTCCGATTGAGCGTCAGATTCATTATTTTGATTCTCCTTCTCCCCCCTGGAAGTTTGCATGGGACACTACATTCAGAATCTAATTCTCCCCTTGGATTGGAATgtcacactacaagaaaaagtcgAAATAACTACAGAAATTTGCTACGAAAGTAAAATCCGTAGTTATTCTGCTACGGATTATGCTATAGAATGGCTTGTCGTAGCTATTTTGCTATGGAAGTTGCTACAGAATTACATTCCGTAGGTAATATTTGAATAACTACGGAATGTTACTATAGAATTAAAAACCGTAGCTATTCTACTATGGAATATACTACAAACTAGTTAGACGTAGGTATATTTGCTATGGAATTAGCTACAAAATTGCATTCTATAGCTAATATTTGAATAACTACAGAATTTTGCTACACAATCGGAGTCCGTAGTTATCATGCTACGAAATTTGCTACAGAATTATAAGGCGTAGGTATTTTGCTACAACTGTTACTACAACTTAAATTTTGTAGTTACTTCGCTACAGAAATTGTTACAGAATCAGAATCTGTAGCTATTTTGCTACAAAATTTGCTACAACATCTAAGTCTGTAGCTAGCTTGCTACATCATTTGTTACGGAGTCAAGATCTGTAGCTATCTCGCTATAGAATTTGCTACAAGTTCATAGATCGAAACTATTATACTAtaatataaaaaccataagtaGTATACAATAGAAGTTTCCAGTATGCAATTTTAAGTGTTTGGAGGTCTCTCAAGTAAAGTTTAAACCCTTAAAACCAAAATTTTGAATTGCAATTACTAATTActtaatgaaaaattatttttatattttatacattaaataaaatattaaataaccaATATAAAGTTAAATACATTTTAGAGCTTAGACCGTTTAATGGTTTTCAGTATTCAGTATTTACGACTCATAATCCTCACGAATTCACGACTCACACCAAGGAAACCGATTCAAGGAAACTAAAACACCCATAAACCGAAACCGATTCCCACCTTTAATATTTAAGATTGAATCCGTTCTTAAATTGTGAGTCCAGACTTTAGTAGCAACCATGTTGCATTTAAGGTAAGAAAGAACCGCCAAAATCTTAGAAATAGTTTGGTAGGGGCTGGTCACATCCCGTTTGTTTGATCGATTTAAAGTAAGAAAGAACCGCCAAAACCATGTGATAATTGTTTCAGGTATATTTAAACTTTCACCACAAAGTGATAATCATATGCTATTACAAGAAGTATCATATTTATTTTTgtgataatgatattatttttatataattttaaaaagattttttttataagttatttgataaatatgattaatataaagtataatataatataacattattaattttttttatattattttaaatataaatatagtttaaactattttttataacTATTTTAGAAGAGGGACTCTTGATTACCATCCTTAAAAACGGTTTCCCTATCTTGCACGATTAAAAAAAAAAGCCTAACACCACTAAACCTAAAATGGCGGTCCTTCATAATCACAATCGATCGACTCTACTTACCTGCTTCCTTCTTTCTCAATCTCAATCGATCGATTTCTTCAACCATCAAGCCTCTCACTACGACCGATTGATTCCTTCCACCATCAAGCCTCTAAATACGACCGCTCACAACCAGCAACATCGTATACATCTAGACCTCCGCCTCAAGTATCTTCGATCGACGTGCACACCTTCCACATCCTCCATCCGCCCTCCAGTCCGGTCACCGTCGGTGTCAGCCCTAATTTTAGAGATTCACGTGGCCGGACCGCCCTCAATTGGGCTTCAGTTTATGGCAGGTTTTGACTTTTGATCCATTTTTAAGTCAATGATCAAAACGAACATCATTTTATTGAATGTTTGTGATATAAGAAAGTGTGTTTTTTGCAGAGAGGAACACAGTGGTGGCACTGATGAAATTTGGTGTGTATGCATGGGTGGTTGATGACCCAACACCTATGAATCCAGGTGGACAAATGGCTGCTGAGAGCTCCAAAATCGGAAGCATCAGACTAAGCAAAAAGGGCTGGAAAAATACCTACGCCAAGCAACTTGGAACACCGCCCCTAGTGCACATTAGGGGGCTCGCCACCGGAGACTCATTATCATGCTGGCGAGAAGAGAAAGAAGGTGAGAAACTAATGTTATTGGTCCGTCAAA
This window encodes:
- the LOC111915610 gene encoding uncharacterized protein LOC111915610 isoform X2, with protein sequence MAVLHNHNRSTLLTCFLLSQSQSIDFFNHQASHYDRLIPSTIKPLNTTAHNQQHRIHLDLRLKYLRSTCTPSTSSIRPPVRSPSVSALILEIHVAGPPSIGLQFMAERNTVVALMKFGVYAWVVDDPTPMNPGGQMAAESSKIGSIRLSKKGWKNTYAKQLGTPPLVHIRGLATGDSLSCWREEKEGEKLMLLVRQIYSSFSLQG
- the LOC111915610 gene encoding uncharacterized protein LOC111915610 isoform X1, producing MAVLHNHNRSTLLTCFLLSQSQSIDFFNHQASHYDRLIPSTIKPLNTTAHNQQHRIHLDLRLKYLRSTCTPSTSSIRPPVRSPSVSALILEIHVAGPPSIGLQFMAERNTVVALMKFGVYAWVVDDPTPMNPGGQMAAESSKIGSIRLSKKGWKNTYAKQLGTPPLVHIRGLATGDSLSCWREEKEGCCFIYPCSLEGDCSCFFINRA